The following coding sequences are from one Nicotiana tabacum cultivar K326 chromosome 1, ASM71507v2, whole genome shotgun sequence window:
- the LOC142181243 gene encoding putative UDP-3-O-acyl-N-acetylglucosamine deacetylase 1, mitochondrial has product MTFVRNSSTLISWISTGKLQQTVANCVEVTGIGLHSGKVSTVRICPELAGEGRYFELGSKVIQASIDFAKESPLCTTLCKDGHSISTVEHLLSALEATGVDNCRLEVETSDPHHPSSFEVPILDGSAREWVEAIEEAGLKASLDRSGKSREKLARVLTEPITAWRNDSFIAAFPYSKVKITYGIDFLQAPEIGCQWFSSTCPDKDFFAKELASARTFCIYEQIQVLLLRLITLETRRLKRLRGISTASADRRVPFYSPFCISPSVFSFLC; this is encoded by the exons ATGACATTCGTTCGCAACTCGTCAACCCTCATCTCTTGGATTTCC ACTGGTAAGCTCCAGCAAACAGTAGCCAACTGTGTAGAAGTCACCGGAATCGGTCTCCACTCCGGCAAAGTATCCACCGTTAGAATCTGCCCGGAGCTTGCCGGCGAGGGTAGGTACTTTGAACTCGGTTCAAAGGTCATTCAGGCATCCATTGACTTCGCCAAGGAGTCTCCACTGTGCACCACGCTGTGTAAAGATGGCCACTCTATTAGTACCGTTGAGCACTTGCTTTCCGCTTTGGAAGCCACCGGCGTCGATAATTGCCGTCTCGAAGTGGAAACCTCTGATCCTCATCATCCCTCCTCCTTTGAG GTTCCTATTCTGGATGGGTCAGCAAGAGAATGGGTAGAAGCAATTGAAGAAGCTGGGCTGAAGGCATCTTTAGATCGTAGTGGTAAAAGCCGTGAGAAATTGGCTCGTGTTCTTACAGAACCTATTACTGCATGGAGGAACGATTCTTTTATAGCTGCATTCCCTTATTCAAAGGTCAAGATTACCTATGGCATTGACTTTCTACAG GCACCTGAAATTGGCTGCCAGTGGTTCTCTTCAACCTGTCCGGATAAAGATTTCTTTGCCAAAGAACTAGCTTCTGCTAGAACCTTTTGCATTTATGAGCAG atccaggtacttctactcagacttatcacgcttgagacgaggcgcttgaagagactccgaggtatatctaccgcgtccgcagaccgaagagtccctttctactctcccttttgtattagcccttctgtattttcatttctttgttag